A window of Pyrobaculum aerophilum str. IM2 contains these coding sequences:
- a CDS encoding winged helix-turn-helix domain-containing protein, protein MGNVDVDVVIRLLSLLLQRPMRKTELWRLSKLNYYSFERYLLILIERGLVAERDGLYHLTEKGTRETLAILEWLRRVLY, encoded by the coding sequence ATGGGTAATGTCGATGTTGACGTAGTTATCAGATTGCTCTCCCTCCTCCTACAGAGGCCTATGAGGAAGACTGAATTATGGAGGCTCAGTAAGCTTAACTATTACAGTTTCGAGAGGTACCTCCTAATATTAATAGAGAGGGGACTAGTGGCTGAGAGAGACGGGCTTTATCACTTGACTGAGAAGGGGACTAGAGAGACTTTGGCAATTTTAGAATGGTTGCGCAGAGTCCTCTACTAA
- a CDS encoding S16 family serine protease produces MRKVAVLTLILAFILLAAGWQTYTIKVASVEINALAVGPSGGSVLPIKVTLLTPGDGRAYVAGVPEAGQGFGPSAQIALYVASRLSGVPYTNYTALLRVLASDAQVGGPSASGYITVALYALMNGLQLRNDTAMTGIILPDGLIGPVGGVSQKVSAAAAQGIKTALVPIGEAPSGIRGIRVIEIGTVEDAIYYLTGRRIETPPPTAVDDSTFKTISRDLLNAIYSYYNQTVGRGYVDTATIERLKSQGYYYAAASLIYQGLVNYYREQASFSRRVYRNLYDQALQMAKNAEADLAQIPITINNIDLVVASYTRIYEVYLEANSTNPDAGMMYARAITLKSWIDEARKMAYGPVVNETGLAEVAKMYLDYAKTMYAYLETTYGVTLGDYATAVQLAESLYQRGLYLASMANSIEIIAESASALMSSAPDKYLQVARERALINMARAAACGYTNTLPLSYLQFGDYFSAQGNAAQNALAYYIMASIYSTAMGDVVCNAKGGRIIPRANFSAETQAPTSAPVTTPMESVAEQGEKSLWIPLVLVLLAAAALIYASRR; encoded by the coding sequence ATGAGAAAGGTGGCAGTGTTAACCTTAATACTGGCGTTTATCCTACTGGCCGCCGGGTGGCAGACTTATACTATAAAAGTTGCCTCTGTTGAAATAAACGCACTTGCCGTGGGGCCGTCAGGAGGGTCCGTCTTGCCGATAAAAGTGACTTTGCTCACGCCCGGCGACGGCCGCGCCTATGTGGCAGGCGTACCAGAGGCGGGACAGGGGTTTGGCCCCTCGGCGCAAATCGCCCTTTATGTGGCATCGCGCCTCTCGGGAGTCCCCTACACGAATTACACAGCACTGCTTAGAGTGCTCGCCAGCGATGCCCAAGTCGGCGGGCCTTCTGCCAGCGGCTATATAACAGTGGCGCTGTACGCCTTAATGAACGGCCTTCAGCTACGGAATGATACAGCCATGACGGGGATTATACTCCCCGACGGCCTCATAGGGCCTGTGGGCGGGGTGTCTCAAAAAGTCAGCGCCGCCGCTGCGCAGGGAATTAAAACGGCGCTTGTGCCAATAGGCGAGGCCCCAAGCGGCATTAGGGGGATAAGGGTCATTGAAATAGGCACTGTGGAGGACGCTATTTATTACCTCACGGGCCGGAGGATTGAAACCCCGCCTCCCACTGCCGTTGACGACTCTACCTTTAAGACAATTTCGAGGGACTTACTCAACGCGATATACAGCTATTACAACCAGACAGTGGGAAGGGGGTATGTAGACACAGCGACAATAGAGCGGCTGAAATCGCAGGGCTATTATTACGCCGCAGCCTCTCTAATCTACCAAGGCCTCGTCAATTATTACAGAGAACAAGCGTCGTTTTCTAGGAGGGTTTACCGCAATTTATACGACCAGGCGTTACAAATGGCGAAAAACGCCGAGGCTGATTTAGCCCAAATCCCAATAACTATAAACAACATTGACCTCGTGGTGGCCAGTTATACGAGGATATACGAAGTTTATTTAGAAGCCAACTCCACTAATCCAGACGCGGGAATGATGTACGCCAGGGCAATTACGTTGAAATCTTGGATAGACGAGGCGCGGAAAATGGCCTATGGGCCCGTTGTAAATGAGACGGGCCTCGCCGAAGTGGCGAAGATGTACCTCGACTACGCAAAGACCATGTATGCGTATCTCGAGACGACTTACGGCGTCACTCTTGGCGACTACGCCACAGCCGTGCAATTAGCGGAGAGCCTTTACCAACGCGGCTTGTACCTAGCGTCCATGGCTAACTCCATTGAGATAATCGCCGAATCTGCCTCCGCGCTCATGTCCTCGGCGCCTGATAAATACCTACAAGTGGCCAGGGAAAGGGCTTTGATAAATATGGCCAGAGCTGCCGCGTGCGGCTACACCAACACTCTGCCGCTGAGCTACTTACAATTCGGCGACTACTTCAGCGCTCAGGGCAACGCGGCGCAAAACGCTCTTGCCTACTATATTATGGCCTCTATATATTCCACGGCCATGGGCGACGTGGTGTGTAACGCCAAGGGAGGGAGAATAATCCCAAGGGCGAATTTCTCAGCGGAAACTCAAGCCCCAACCTCCGCCCCCGTCACGACGCCCATGGAGTCTGTTGCAGAACAGGGGGAAAAAAGCTTGTGGATTCCCCTGGTTTTAGTCTTGTTGGCCGCGGCGGCTTTGATATACGCCTCTAGACGGTAA